The Vibrio ishigakensis genome has a window encoding:
- a CDS encoding ATP-binding protein, producing the protein MNQEPTAAEIRALQRKLARETASRKQAEVLLEQKSLELYESSQKLELAVAQLEESSAQNLIKLEFQQQVDALLIYFGKTFLNQQLDDVLLAKYVSRIKECAVIAHCSLSLLSDLNLGLKKNKFGCECIDTNNATKPSWSDNTYSIPLVVNRKRIGVLSTGIEPIDQDLEFIEKPLQLIADLLCGAVNRQHIILRNIESRKRAEESERATRDFLAMINHELRTPLNGLLGSSELLQMTQLNNHQQELVSNLSQSGEFLRVIINDLLDFSKISANMFTLLPRKFKLEALITTLKGIFETRAQEKSLQFQIKTEADFPASVEGDLERITQIFVNLIGNAIKFTDQGSVTLTLKWQAQKLAFQVEDTGIGISDEAQEKLFQPFIQAHDSSERNHEGTGLGLAICQQLVSLMGGDINLESEPGEGTTFSGFIPLPDVKAEDAPELLPDNTNQAEEFAHLSVLVVDDIKMNQIIIKEMLSKLSIKPDITNNGIEALEAAKSKEYDIILMDCRMPEMDGFEATTKLRERAFTKPIIALTASTTKTERALCFDCGMDDVLTKPYRAADLLHLLTKWCHP; encoded by the coding sequence ATGAACCAAGAACCCACAGCTGCCGAAATACGTGCCCTACAACGCAAGTTAGCTCGCGAAACCGCCTCTAGGAAACAGGCTGAAGTACTTCTTGAGCAAAAGAGTCTCGAGCTTTACGAGTCCAGCCAAAAGCTTGAGTTGGCGGTCGCACAACTGGAAGAATCATCTGCGCAAAACCTAATAAAGCTAGAGTTTCAACAGCAGGTGGATGCCCTTCTTATCTATTTCGGTAAAACCTTCCTAAACCAACAACTCGATGATGTGTTGCTCGCCAAATACGTCAGTCGTATTAAAGAATGTGCGGTTATTGCTCACTGCTCCCTCAGTCTGCTCTCTGATTTAAACCTTGGGCTAAAAAAGAATAAGTTCGGCTGTGAGTGTATAGATACCAACAATGCTACTAAGCCCTCTTGGAGCGATAATACCTACTCTATTCCGCTAGTGGTTAATCGTAAGCGTATTGGAGTATTGAGTACGGGTATAGAACCCATTGACCAAGACCTAGAGTTCATTGAAAAGCCGCTGCAACTCATTGCTGATTTGCTTTGCGGCGCAGTGAATCGACAGCACATCATCTTAAGAAACATCGAATCTCGTAAGCGTGCTGAAGAATCAGAACGAGCCACCAGAGACTTTCTGGCCATGATAAACCATGAGCTAAGAACGCCTCTCAACGGTTTATTGGGAAGCTCAGAGCTCCTTCAGATGACACAGCTTAACAATCACCAACAAGAGCTGGTGAGTAACCTCAGTCAATCGGGTGAATTCTTACGGGTTATCATCAATGACCTTCTGGATTTCAGTAAGATCTCCGCCAATATGTTTACCCTGCTGCCGCGTAAATTTAAGCTCGAGGCATTAATCACAACCCTCAAGGGTATTTTCGAGACCCGGGCTCAAGAAAAGTCCCTTCAATTTCAGATAAAAACTGAGGCTGATTTTCCTGCTAGCGTAGAGGGTGACCTTGAGCGTATTACCCAGATCTTTGTAAACCTGATTGGTAACGCGATTAAGTTTACCGATCAAGGCAGTGTCACCCTTACCCTGAAGTGGCAAGCACAGAAGCTCGCCTTTCAGGTTGAAGATACTGGAATCGGTATCAGTGACGAGGCCCAAGAAAAGCTATTCCAACCCTTTATTCAAGCTCATGACTCCAGCGAACGAAATCATGAGGGAACAGGCCTGGGTCTCGCTATCTGTCAACAACTTGTGTCTTTGATGGGTGGCGATATCAATTTGGAGAGCGAACCAGGTGAAGGCACCACCTTTAGTGGCTTTATTCCTCTTCCTGACGTCAAAGCAGAAGATGCACCCGAGCTTCTGCCTGATAACACTAATCAGGCCGAGGAGTTCGCGCATCTGAGCGTGTTGGTTGTAGATGATATCAAGATGAATCAAATCATCATAAAAGAGATGCTGTCTAAGCTCTCCATCAAGCCAGATATCACCAATAACGGTATTGAAGCCCTAGAAGCGGCCAAGTCAAAAGAGTACGACATTATTTTAATGGACTGCCGCATGCCAGAAATGGACGGCTTTGAGGCGACCACCAAACTCCGCGAAAGAGCGTTTACAAAGCCCATCATCGCGCTTACCGCCAGCACGACCAAGACAGAGCGTGCGCTATGTTTCGACTGCGGTATGGATGATGTGCTTACCAAGCCTTATCGCGCCGCAGATTTGCTCCATCTACTGACCAAATGGTGCCATCCTTAA
- a CDS encoding heme NO-binding domain-containing protein, with protein sequence MKGIIFTEFLEIVEDNFGLEVLDKVLELSNDQGIYTSVGSYDHKDLVKLIVNLSKVTEIPADKLQETFGEVVFVQLLRSLPPAASLNNSNNCFEFIRHVEEYIHVEVKKLYPDAVPPTFDFISESETEMVMDYRSARCMSHVCFGLIKGCSKHFNQEVAIEMSPLNDSGSEVRFKLNLVA encoded by the coding sequence ATGAAAGGGATCATTTTTACCGAATTTTTAGAGATCGTCGAAGACAACTTTGGTCTTGAAGTACTGGATAAAGTGCTAGAACTGTCGAACGATCAGGGCATCTACACCAGCGTGGGCAGTTATGACCACAAAGACTTGGTCAAGCTTATCGTTAATCTAAGCAAAGTTACCGAAATCCCTGCCGACAAGCTCCAAGAAACCTTTGGTGAGGTGGTGTTTGTACAACTGCTTCGCTCACTGCCACCTGCTGCTAGCCTAAACAACAGTAACAACTGTTTCGAGTTTATCCGACACGTGGAAGAGTACATCCATGTTGAGGTGAAGAAGCTTTATCCAGATGCCGTGCCCCCTACCTTTGACTTTATCTCTGAGTCAGAAACAGAGATGGTGATGGATTATCGCAGTGCCCGCTGTATGTCCCACGTATGCTTTGGACTGATCAAGGGTTGCTCTAAACACTTCAATCAAGAAGTGGCGATTGAGATGAGCCCATTGAATGACAGCGGCAGTGAAGTAAGATTCAAACTCAATCTTGTAGCATAG
- a CDS encoding glycoside hydrolase family 13 protein yields MKKQWWHDAVVYQIYPRSFCDSNNDGIGDLNGIRSKLDYLKELGVDVLWLSPVYQSPMDDNGYDISNYQDIAPEFGNLEDMQALIAEAKQRNIKLVMDLVVNHTSDEHPWFIEAKKSKDNPYRDFYIWKDEIPKKGDHNYFESVFGGPAWHWDEEAGQYYFHLFSKKQPDLNWENPKVQQEVHKMMNWWIDQGIGGFRLDVIDLIGKEIDKGISGNGPRLHPLIRQMNQETFGKHDLLTVGETWDATPEIAKLYSNPERNEFSMIFQFEHITLTWKHGDKWNPTDLDLKKFKQVLTKWQVELADEGWNSLFWNNHDLPRVVSKYGCEGKYRVQSAKMLATTMHFLKGTPYIYQGEEIGMTNVKFDTLDDYRDIETLNFYDVKTSAGVSHEHMMNAIHTNSRDNSRTPMQWTGEKHAGFTEGKPWIKVNPNYPEINVQNAVDDNESIFYHYQRLIALRKQYPVIVYGDFIPLFEESDTIFAYIRLDNDHKILVINNFSDQVQELPLPRQLQGVSGEPLVFNYKAVSALDTHLELKPYESFAIKL; encoded by the coding sequence ATGAAAAAACAGTGGTGGCATGACGCGGTCGTCTATCAAATCTACCCTCGCAGCTTTTGTGATTCAAACAACGATGGCATCGGAGATCTAAACGGCATTCGCTCAAAGCTTGATTACCTTAAAGAGCTTGGTGTTGACGTACTGTGGCTCTCTCCTGTCTATCAATCTCCGATGGACGATAACGGTTATGACATTTCTAACTATCAAGATATTGCTCCCGAGTTTGGCAACCTAGAAGATATGCAGGCGCTTATTGCAGAGGCAAAACAGCGCAATATCAAGCTTGTAATGGATCTGGTGGTTAACCACACCTCGGATGAACACCCTTGGTTTATTGAAGCGAAGAAATCAAAAGATAACCCGTATCGCGATTTCTACATCTGGAAAGATGAGATCCCGAAAAAAGGCGATCACAACTATTTTGAATCTGTATTCGGTGGTCCTGCCTGGCACTGGGATGAAGAAGCAGGTCAATACTACTTCCACCTGTTCTCGAAAAAGCAGCCTGATCTGAACTGGGAAAACCCTAAGGTTCAACAAGAAGTGCACAAGATGATGAACTGGTGGATTGACCAAGGCATCGGTGGCTTCCGTCTGGATGTTATCGACCTTATCGGTAAGGAGATCGATAAAGGCATCTCTGGTAACGGCCCTCGCCTGCACCCGCTTATCCGACAGATGAACCAAGAGACCTTTGGTAAGCACGACCTTCTGACCGTTGGGGAGACCTGGGATGCAACCCCAGAGATTGCCAAGCTGTACAGCAATCCAGAGCGCAACGAGTTCTCTATGATCTTCCAGTTTGAGCACATCACACTCACTTGGAAGCATGGTGATAAGTGGAACCCAACCGACCTAGACCTAAAGAAGTTCAAGCAAGTATTGACTAAGTGGCAGGTAGAGCTGGCTGATGAGGGCTGGAACTCCCTATTCTGGAACAACCATGACTTGCCGCGTGTGGTCTCTAAATACGGTTGTGAAGGCAAATACAGGGTTCAGTCAGCCAAGATGTTGGCGACTACCATGCATTTTCTGAAAGGTACCCCTTACATCTATCAGGGCGAAGAGATTGGCATGACCAATGTGAAATTCGACACCCTAGATGACTACCGCGACATCGAAACCCTTAATTTCTATGACGTGAAAACCAGTGCTGGCGTGAGCCATGAGCACATGATGAATGCAATTCACACGAATAGTCGTGATAACTCGCGTACACCAATGCAATGGACTGGGGAAAAACATGCTGGGTTTACCGAGGGCAAACCTTGGATAAAGGTCAATCCAAACTACCCAGAGATAAACGTACAAAACGCTGTGGACGATAACGAGTCCATCTTCTATCACTATCAGCGCTTGATTGCTCTGCGTAAGCAATACCCTGTAATTGTGTATGGTGACTTCATCCCACTATTTGAAGAGAGTGATACCATCTTTGCTTATATCCGCCTGGATAATGATCACAAGATTTTGGTCATCAATAACTTCAGCGACCAAGTGCAAGAACTCCCTCTTCCACGACAGCTTCAAGGTGTATCTGGTGAACCCTTGGTCTTCAACTATAAGGCAGTAAGCGCCCTCGATACTCACCTAGAGCTCAAGCCTTATGAGTCCTTTGCAATAAAGCTTTAA